From the Acidilutibacter cellobiosedens genome, one window contains:
- the hutH gene encoding histidine ammonia-lyase gives MKEIVLTGNDLTLEQLVLAAREGWKVSLSKEAEKNVLSSRKIIDDIVENEKVVYGVTTGFGEFCNVNISKGDCKTLQENLIRSHACGYGPYFSTDIVRAIMVTRANALAKGYSGIRIETLNTLIKMLNEGVHPLIPEKGSLGASGDLAPLAHMVLPMLGLGEAEYKGKHMTGKEAMEKGGIPTIELDAKEGLALINGTQVLTSTGALAVYDGIKLLKISDIAAALTIEALRGITDAFDERIHIIRGHKGQLKTARNILKLVKGSTYVTRQGELRVQDAYSLRCVPQVHGACKDTIDYVQEKVETELNAVTDNPIITKEGDVISGGNFHGEPMAVAFDFLGIGGAEIGNISERRLERLINHQLNDLPAFLTKDGGLSSGFMITQYAVAALVSENKILAHPASVDSIPSSANQEDIVSMGTIAARKARDIINNVKRILATEVMAACQAIDFRKDEGFELGEGTKEAYKVIRGAVKFIEKDSDIEMYKELDKVTDLIDSGKILKAVEEKVELEY, from the coding sequence ATGAAAGAAATTGTTTTAACCGGCAATGATTTAACATTAGAACAGTTGGTATTGGCAGCAAGGGAAGGGTGGAAGGTATCCTTAAGTAAAGAAGCCGAAAAAAATGTTTTATCATCAAGAAAAATAATAGACGATATAGTGGAAAATGAGAAAGTGGTATACGGAGTAACTACCGGATTTGGGGAATTTTGCAATGTTAATATATCCAAGGGAGATTGTAAGACATTACAAGAGAATCTTATTCGTTCTCATGCCTGCGGTTACGGTCCTTATTTTTCCACAGATATTGTGCGGGCTATAATGGTTACAAGAGCTAATGCTTTAGCAAAAGGGTATTCCGGGATTAGGATAGAAACTCTGAATACTCTTATAAAAATGTTGAATGAGGGGGTTCATCCGTTAATTCCTGAAAAAGGTTCTTTAGGTGCATCCGGTGATTTAGCACCTTTAGCTCATATGGTTTTACCAATGCTTGGACTTGGAGAAGCAGAATATAAAGGAAAGCATATGACGGGTAAGGAGGCTATGGAAAAAGGCGGGATACCAACAATAGAATTAGATGCAAAAGAAGGCCTTGCATTAATTAATGGAACTCAGGTATTAACTTCCACAGGCGCCTTAGCGGTTTATGACGGGATAAAATTGTTAAAGATAAGTGATATCGCGGCGGCATTGACTATAGAGGCATTGAGAGGAATAACAGATGCTTTTGATGAGAGAATCCATATAATAAGAGGCCATAAAGGGCAGCTTAAGACTGCAAGAAATATATTAAAGTTAGTAAAAGGAAGTACCTATGTAACAAGGCAGGGAGAATTAAGAGTACAGGATGCGTATTCTTTAAGATGTGTACCTCAGGTTCATGGAGCTTGCAAGGACACTATAGATTATGTACAAGAGAAAGTTGAAACAGAGTTGAATGCCGTTACGGATAATCCCATAATCACAAAAGAAGGAGATGTAATATCGGGGGGCAATTTCCATGGAGAACCTATGGCTGTAGCATTTGATTTCTTAGGAATCGGAGGAGCAGAGATAGGGAATATTTCTGAAAGGAGACTGGAAAGACTTATAAATCATCAATTAAACGATTTGCCTGCATTTTTAACAAAGGATGGAGGATTGAGTTCAGGGTTTATGATTACTCAATATGCGGTAGCAGCATTAGTATCTGAAAATAAAATACTTGCTCATCCTGCCTCTGTAGATTCTATACCGTCTTCGGCTAATCAGGAAGATATTGTAAGTATGGGGACTATCGCAGCAAGAAAAGCAAGGGATATAATAAACAATGTAAAGAGGATATTGGCTACAGAAGTGATGGCAGCATGTCAAGCTATAGATTTTAGAAAGGACGAAGGGTTTGAACTTGGAGAGGGTACTAAAGAAGCATATAAGGTAATAAGAGGTGCAGTAAAATTTATAGAAAAGGACAGCGACATAGAAATGTACAAAGAACTTGACAAGGTTACGGACCTTATAGACAGCGGAAAAATATTGAAAGCCGTTGAAGAAAAAGTAGAATTGGAATATTGA
- a CDS encoding YjbQ family protein, whose protein sequence is MNIYKEQIDLTSHGGRPSFFDITPQVKEAIEKSKVKNGICVVISPHTTCSVFFEEFVHDYNEEGDEFLQEDLNNILKKIIPDNVEEGQYNYPGEKHYKAVALWPNAEAYLPNGDRRALLNCDAHLKATLIGSSQTFEVDEGKLGVGTTGYIYFVDFDRTRSRIRKCKIIVLGE, encoded by the coding sequence GTGAATATTTACAAGGAACAAATAGATTTAACATCTCATGGAGGAAGACCAAGCTTTTTTGATATAACACCACAGGTAAAAGAGGCCATAGAGAAAAGCAAGGTAAAAAATGGGATATGTGTAGTCATCTCACCTCATACCACTTGTTCTGTATTTTTTGAAGAATTTGTTCATGATTATAATGAAGAAGGGGATGAGTTTCTTCAGGAGGACTTAAATAATATTTTAAAGAAAATAATTCCTGATAACGTGGAGGAAGGGCAGTATAATTATCCCGGGGAAAAGCATTATAAAGCAGTTGCCTTATGGCCAAATGCTGAGGCATATTTGCCAAATGGGGACAGGAGAGCTCTTTTAAACTGTGATGCACATCTTAAGGCAACCCTTATAGGATCAAGCCAGACATTTGAAGTGGATGAGGGAAAACTTGGCGTAGGGACAACAGGGTATATATACTTTGTTGATTTTGACAGGACAAGATCACGTATACGTAAATGTAAAATAATTGTTTTAGGTGAATAA
- the mtnA gene encoding S-methyl-5-thioribose-1-phosphate isomerase, with protein sequence MLQTIKYDGGKLYIIDQTKLPVVNETIEIKNAEECFDAIKRLKIRGAPAIGIAAAYGIFLGVKDVEEDDFDKFYKKFTKIKEYLSSSRPTAVNLFWALNRMDKKVLSLKDRPLHEIKEALEEEAVLIQKEDEDVCRKIGENGLKILKDNMSVLTHCNAGVLAASKYGTALAPIYMAKEKGLNIKVFADETRPLLQGARLTSFELSQAGIDVTLITDSMAAVVMKKGWVDMVITGCDRVAANGDAANKIGTYGVALLAKAHNIPFYIAAPFSTIDLNTSTGDDIVIEERDKEEIIRGFGVQTAPLNIKVFNPAFDVTPHELINGIITEKGIVRAPYDINLKKYFGL encoded by the coding sequence ATGCTTCAAACTATTAAATATGACGGGGGAAAGTTGTACATAATCGATCAGACAAAATTACCTGTAGTTAATGAAACTATCGAAATAAAAAATGCGGAAGAGTGTTTTGATGCCATAAAGAGACTCAAAATAAGAGGTGCTCCGGCTATAGGGATAGCTGCTGCTTATGGAATATTTCTGGGAGTTAAAGATGTCGAAGAAGATGATTTCGATAAATTTTATAAAAAGTTTACAAAAATCAAGGAATATTTGAGTTCTTCAAGACCTACGGCAGTCAATCTTTTTTGGGCTCTGAACAGGATGGATAAGAAAGTTTTGAGTTTAAAAGACAGACCTTTGCATGAAATAAAAGAAGCCTTGGAGGAAGAAGCTGTACTGATTCAGAAAGAAGATGAAGATGTCTGCAGAAAAATAGGAGAGAATGGCCTGAAAATTTTAAAGGATAATATGTCTGTTCTCACTCATTGTAATGCAGGAGTATTGGCTGCTTCCAAATATGGTACCGCATTGGCTCCTATTTATATGGCTAAAGAAAAGGGTTTAAACATAAAAGTATTCGCCGATGAAACAAGACCGCTTCTTCAAGGCGCAAGGCTGACATCATTTGAATTAAGTCAGGCGGGTATAGATGTGACTTTAATTACAGATAGTATGGCAGCAGTAGTGATGAAAAAAGGTTGGGTGGATATGGTAATCACGGGCTGTGATAGGGTAGCTGCCAATGGGGACGCAGCAAACAAAATAGGGACTTACGGAGTAGCCCTTTTGGCTAAAGCACATAATATTCCGTTTTATATAGCCGCACCTTTTTCAACTATAGATTTAAACACGTCTACAGGAGATGATATTGTTATAGAAGAAAGAGATAAAGAGGAAATAATCAGGGGATTTGGAGTCCAGACAGCACCACTGAATATTAAGGTATTTAATCCTGCTTTTGATGTTACTCCTCATGAATTGATTAACGGAATAATCACAGAAAAGGGGATTGTTCGGGCCCCTTATGATATCAATTTAAAAAAATATTTCGGTTTATGA
- a CDS encoding cyclodeaminase/cyclohydrolase family protein has translation MFKEMSIKKFMDETSSDSPAPGGGSIAALNGASAAALIQMVANLTLGKKGYENVQKEMEEIKKTAQDYKEKFINYIDEDANSFNSIMAAFKLPKNTDEEKNERKNIIQESFKKAALVPLNVAKDAYELFFLAEKVVLKGNKNAVTDGAVAALSARTAVISALYNVKINLGSIKDEKFTEAVRRDVCELESKVNDKEREILSKVNL, from the coding sequence ATGTTTAAGGAAATGAGTATTAAAAAATTTATGGATGAAACCTCATCAGACTCACCCGCTCCTGGGGGAGGAAGCATTGCGGCATTGAATGGGGCTTCGGCGGCTGCCTTAATACAAATGGTTGCCAATTTGACCTTAGGTAAAAAAGGATACGAGAATGTTCAAAAAGAAATGGAAGAGATAAAAAAAACAGCACAAGATTATAAAGAAAAATTTATCAATTATATAGATGAAGATGCAAATTCTTTTAACAGTATAATGGCAGCTTTCAAGCTTCCTAAGAATACCGATGAGGAAAAGAATGAGAGAAAAAATATCATTCAGGAATCCTTTAAAAAGGCGGCATTGGTTCCGTTAAATGTGGCAAAGGATGCTTATGAACTGTTTTTTTTAGCGGAGAAGGTAGTACTGAAAGGTAATAAAAATGCCGTAACAGATGGTGCGGTGGCTGCCCTCTCGGCAAGGACCGCAGTTATTTCCGCATTATATAATGTTAAAATAAATTTAGGTTCCATAAAAGATGAAAAATTTACAGAAGCTGTGAGAAGAGATGTATGTGAATTGGAATCAAAAGTTAATGATAAGGAGAGGGAAATACTATCAAAAGTTAATTTATAG
- a CDS encoding triose-phosphate isomerase: MKVRTPFLVVNPKSYLYGEKSLDLALAADKVAKETGIEMFFTCPFTDIRYISERTNHLIVTAQHMDPLKPGRGMGHILPESLKEAGAEAVFLNHAENPMTVEKLSKTIERAHELDMITIVCADSVFEAAAVCKLNPDIVLAEPTDLIGTGKTAGKGYVVETISKIREINPDILVMIASGVTTADDVYKVIKLGADGTGGTSGILKAPDHKKRIVEWAEAVKKAVKDRK, translated from the coding sequence ATGAAGGTAAGAACGCCATTTTTAGTTGTTAATCCAAAATCATATCTTTATGGAGAAAAATCTTTGGATTTAGCCTTGGCGGCTGATAAAGTGGCAAAGGAAACAGGAATTGAAATGTTTTTTACATGTCCATTTACAGACATACGGTATATTAGCGAGAGGACAAACCATCTTATAGTAACTGCTCAACATATGGACCCTTTAAAGCCGGGCAGGGGAATGGGACATATACTGCCGGAATCTTTAAAGGAAGCAGGAGCAGAAGCAGTTTTCCTAAATCATGCCGAAAATCCTATGACAGTAGAAAAATTATCAAAGACCATTGAAAGAGCACATGAGCTGGATATGATAACCATAGTATGTGCGGATTCAGTATTTGAAGCTGCTGCGGTATGCAAATTGAACCCTGACATAGTTTTAGCTGAGCCTACAGATTTAATAGGGACAGGCAAAACAGCAGGCAAAGGCTACGTAGTTGAAACCATATCAAAGATAAGAGAGATAAATCCGGATATACTTGTTATGATAGCCTCAGGAGTTACCACAGCGGATGATGTTTATAAGGTTATAAAACTTGGAGCTGACGGAACAGGAGGAACAAGCGGTATATTGAAAGCTCCTGACCATAAAAAGAGGATAGTTGAATGGGCGGAAGCCGTGAAAAAGGCTGTTAAGGATAGAAAATAA
- a CDS encoding PTS galactitol transporter subunit IIC, which produces MSYILGFFNFIQGLGANVMMPIIIFIFGIILGTEKGKALRAGLTVGVGFIGLNLVINALGANLGPAVEQMIKRFGLSLSVIDVGWPAAAAIAFASTVGMIIIPVGLIVNIVMILTNTTQTVDVDIWDYWHFAFTGALVAISTGSQMMGVIAAVLNMIIIMVIGDYTAPGVEKTLGLPGVSLPHGFTGAYAPIAIVINKIIDLIPGVRDIDISMEKVQKRFGVFGEPILIGTSLGIIIGIIAGYGIKDVLTLGITMGAVLVLIPKMASLLMEGLLPISDAASEFINKRFSKKGKMYIGLDSAVGVGHPVTLSVSLILVPLTVFMAVLIPGNKVLPFADLAVIPWMFVLITPVVNGNGFRALINGIIVLAVGLLISTNLAPLITIAAQNANYTMPSGATQISSICDGANPLTWLIVRINDFGWIGMAVIAVVAISLAIINRKRILKEAHEMEQKA; this is translated from the coding sequence ATGTCATATATTTTAGGATTTTTCAATTTTATTCAGGGATTAGGCGCCAACGTGATGATGCCCATAATAATTTTCATATTTGGAATTATTTTAGGAACTGAGAAAGGTAAAGCATTAAGAGCAGGATTAACAGTCGGTGTTGGATTTATTGGATTAAATTTGGTAATAAATGCATTAGGGGCTAATTTAGGTCCGGCTGTTGAACAGATGATTAAACGTTTTGGCCTTTCACTTTCGGTGATTGATGTTGGCTGGCCTGCCGCAGCGGCTATAGCATTTGCTTCAACTGTAGGAATGATAATAATTCCTGTTGGTTTAATTGTGAATATCGTGATGATTTTAACTAATACAACTCAAACAGTGGATGTTGATATTTGGGATTATTGGCATTTTGCTTTTACGGGAGCATTGGTAGCAATATCTACGGGTAGTCAGATGATGGGAGTAATTGCAGCGGTATTGAATATGATAATAATTATGGTGATAGGAGATTATACAGCACCGGGAGTTGAAAAAACGCTGGGATTACCGGGAGTTTCTCTGCCCCATGGATTTACAGGAGCATATGCACCCATTGCAATCGTAATAAATAAAATTATAGATTTAATTCCGGGAGTAAGGGATATAGATATAAGTATGGAAAAAGTTCAAAAAAGATTTGGAGTGTTTGGAGAACCTATTTTAATAGGGACAAGCCTTGGTATAATAATAGGTATTATTGCAGGCTATGGAATTAAAGATGTTCTTACTTTAGGTATCACTATGGGTGCAGTGCTTGTTTTAATTCCTAAAATGGCATCATTGCTTATGGAAGGATTATTACCTATTTCTGATGCAGCCTCAGAGTTCATAAATAAAAGATTTTCAAAAAAGGGGAAAATGTACATTGGACTTGATTCGGCAGTAGGAGTAGGGCATCCCGTAACATTGTCGGTTTCACTTATATTAGTACCTTTAACAGTTTTTATGGCAGTTCTCATACCCGGTAATAAGGTCTTGCCTTTTGCTGATTTAGCAGTGATACCATGGATGTTTGTATTAATCACACCGGTTGTTAACGGAAATGGGTTCAGGGCTTTAATAAATGGTATAATTGTTTTGGCAGTAGGTTTATTGATTTCAACTAATTTGGCACCTCTTATAACCATAGCAGCCCAAAATGCAAATTATACTATGCCTTCAGGTGCAACTCAGATTTCAAGTATATGCGATGGTGCAAATCCATTGACTTGGCTGATTGTGAGAATAAATGATTTTGGGTGGATTGGCATGGCAGTTATAGCAGTAGTTGCAATATCCTTGGCGATAATTAACAGAAAGAGAATCTTAAAAGAAGCACATGAAATGGAACAAAAAGCATAA
- a CDS encoding YerC/YecD family TrpR-related protein: MTYDSKIKSKQADLFFDAILKLENLEECYRFFEDICTVKEVQSISQRFKVAKLLRMNKTYNEIEKETGASTATISRINRSLNYGCDGYDIVFERMGVPSKEKR; this comes from the coding sequence ATGACTTATGATTCCAAAATTAAAAGCAAGCAAGCGGATTTGTTTTTTGATGCAATTCTGAAACTTGAAAATTTGGAAGAATGTTATCGTTTTTTTGAAGACATTTGCACGGTAAAAGAAGTTCAGTCCATTTCCCAAAGATTTAAAGTAGCAAAATTACTGCGTATGAATAAGACCTATAATGAAATTGAAAAGGAAACGGGGGCCAGTACAGCAACTATTAGCAGAATAAATAGATCGTTAAATTATGGTTGCGATGGATATGACATTGTATTTGAACGTATGGGAGTTCCTTCGAAAGAGAAAAGGTGA
- the ftcD gene encoding glutamate formimidoyltransferase encodes MSKLVECVPNFSEGRNNDVIEKIVEEVRKVKEVKLLDYSSDEDHNRTVVTMIGSPEKVKEAVINASKVAIELIDMTKHHGGHPRMGAVDVVPFTPVSDITMAECVELAKEVGKTIGDLKIPVYLYEEAATKPERKNLADIRKGQYEGFFEKIKREEWKPDFGPQIMNEKSGCTAVGARVPLVAFNVNLDTDDLKIATAIAKKVRFIGGGLRFVKAIGLKLEERNITQVSMNLVNYEKTSVYRAFEMVKMEARRYGVNVVGSEVIGTVPMKALLDCAEYYLQVENFDINQVLEKRLLNSK; translated from the coding sequence ATGTCTAAGTTAGTTGAATGTGTTCCAAATTTCAGCGAAGGAAGAAACAACGATGTTATAGAGAAAATAGTTGAAGAGGTAAGGAAGGTTAAAGAAGTTAAACTATTGGATTATTCATCAGATGAAGACCATAACAGAACTGTAGTTACAATGATCGGCTCTCCAGAAAAGGTAAAAGAGGCAGTTATAAATGCATCAAAGGTTGCAATTGAGCTTATAGATATGACTAAACATCATGGAGGCCACCCGAGGATGGGTGCTGTAGATGTGGTGCCTTTTACTCCTGTTTCAGATATAACCATGGCAGAATGTGTTGAATTAGCAAAAGAAGTAGGAAAGACAATAGGAGATCTGAAAATCCCCGTTTATTTGTACGAGGAGGCGGCAACTAAACCTGAAAGAAAAAATTTAGCTGATATAAGGAAAGGACAATACGAAGGATTCTTTGAAAAAATTAAAAGAGAGGAATGGAAACCGGATTTCGGTCCTCAGATCATGAATGAAAAAAGTGGATGTACAGCAGTAGGAGCAAGAGTGCCATTAGTGGCATTTAATGTAAATTTAGATACGGATGACTTAAAGATAGCTACTGCCATAGCTAAAAAGGTGAGATTTATTGGCGGAGGATTGAGATTTGTAAAGGCTATCGGACTAAAATTAGAGGAAAGAAATATAACCCAGGTTTCAATGAATTTGGTTAATTATGAAAAGACTTCTGTATACAGAGCTTTTGAAATGGTTAAGATGGAAGCGCGAAGATATGGAGTAAATGTGGTAGGAAGCGAAGTAATAGGAACAGTTCCGATGAAGGCATTGCTGGATTGTGCTGAATATTATCTGCAGGTTGAAAATTTTGACATCAATCAAGTATTGGAAAAAAGGCTTCTTAATTCTAAATAA
- a CDS encoding class II aldolase/adducin family protein, translating into MYKKEKDEIIKAGIKLDRYGLIVLSGGNVSLRVEKDKILVTPSGMIYEEMVTDDIILMDLTGNIIEGKRKASVDTKALLYIYNNMTDVKAIIHTHQPYATALGLIQDEFKCNLTTLANATKGSVKVCSFSSAASEQMGIEAVENLNGKLAVILKNHGVIAVGNSLKQALYSCVYLEEAAKTYCIAKSMSDNIAMMTDKQIEQAVRIFDYYGQGKEEVPEFLVNQ; encoded by the coding sequence ATGTATAAAAAAGAGAAAGATGAAATAATAAAAGCAGGAATTAAATTAGACAGGTATGGTTTAATAGTACTTTCAGGGGGAAATGTAAGTTTAAGAGTTGAAAAGGATAAGATATTAGTTACTCCTTCAGGAATGATTTATGAAGAAATGGTGACAGATGATATTATTTTGATGGATTTGACAGGCAATATAATAGAAGGAAAGAGAAAGGCTTCCGTTGATACTAAAGCATTATTATATATATATAATAATATGACAGATGTTAAGGCTATAATTCATACCCATCAGCCTTATGCGACGGCATTGGGATTAATTCAGGATGAATTTAAGTGTAATCTTACAACATTAGCTAATGCCACAAAGGGTTCCGTTAAGGTATGTTCGTTTTCATCTGCGGCCAGTGAGCAAATGGGTATAGAAGCAGTGGAAAATTTAAATGGTAAATTAGCAGTAATATTAAAAAATCATGGAGTAATAGCAGTGGGGAATTCTTTAAAACAAGCTCTTTATTCGTGTGTATATTTGGAGGAAGCAGCAAAAACATACTGTATAGCTAAATCTATGAGTGATAATATTGCCATGATGACTGATAAACAAATTGAACAAGCAGTAAGAATATTTGATTATTATGGACAAGGGAAAGAGGAAGTTCCTGAATTCTTAGTCAATCAGTAA
- a CDS encoding PTS sugar transporter subunit IIB, translating to MKRILLACGSGVCTSTAARVKVEKILDANGYKGQYKMEQCKIAEVPAKSTNFDFVISTTMQPDGVKCPFVSGLCFLTGVGIEKTTKEILDLMKK from the coding sequence ATGAAAAGAATATTATTGGCTTGTGGCTCAGGAGTATGCACATCTACAGCTGCCAGAGTAAAAGTTGAAAAAATATTGGATGCAAATGGATACAAGGGACAATACAAAATGGAACAATGTAAAATAGCAGAAGTGCCAGCAAAATCAACTAATTTTGATTTTGTAATATCAACAACAATGCAACCCGATGGAGTAAAATGTCCTTTTGTAAGTGGTTTGTGTTTTTTAACAGGTGTAGGCATTGAAAAAACAACTAAAGAGATATTAGATCTCATGAAAAAATAA
- a CDS encoding sigma-54 interaction domain-containing protein: protein MLFNDINMEYVDAIMIVDHNGNIVYSVRYNPRFDNNSKLNDFKEIINKNFLEIYPALDIEESTIINCLKYGTPQYFENQIFHDNKGRVYNTQNLTLPIIRRGKILGAIEISKDITKVKEITERLKTRKTFQIIGNKKFNMGKNTAEYNFDSIITQNKEMKYNIKKAKMIANSSSPVLVYGETGTGKELFVQSIHNYSNRHDKPFIAQNCAALPENLFESILFGSVKGAFTGSVDRPGLFELADGGTLFLDEINSMPNGLQAKLLRVLQDGMVRRIGDSKDRRINVRIITAMNQDPIKSVKRGNLREDLFYRLNVVSIKLLPLRERKEDISLYIPYFIDKYNKELNKNVSGISKEVKKIFYEYNWPGNVRELQHIIESSVNILNSGDIQLKHLPIYLIENINNNSINEDIREIKPLNQEIESLEKQLIINALKKANGNITSAANMLGIPRQTLHYKINKYSIQISKYK, encoded by the coding sequence ATGTTATTTAATGATATAAATATGGAATATGTGGATGCCATAATGATAGTGGATCATAACGGAAATATCGTATATTCCGTGAGATATAATCCCAGATTCGACAATAATTCAAAATTAAACGATTTTAAAGAAATTATAAACAAAAATTTTCTTGAAATATATCCCGCTTTAGATATCGAAGAAAGTACAATAATTAATTGCTTAAAATATGGTACTCCGCAATATTTTGAGAATCAAATTTTCCACGATAATAAAGGAAGAGTCTATAATACCCAAAATCTTACACTTCCTATAATCAGGAGAGGAAAGATATTAGGAGCAATAGAAATATCCAAAGATATAACTAAAGTTAAAGAAATAACAGAAAGGTTAAAAACAAGGAAAACGTTCCAAATTATTGGAAATAAAAAATTTAATATGGGAAAAAATACGGCAGAGTACAATTTTGATAGTATAATTACTCAAAACAAAGAAATGAAATACAATATAAAAAAAGCAAAGATGATTGCAAATAGTTCATCTCCTGTTTTAGTCTATGGAGAAACCGGAACTGGAAAGGAATTATTCGTTCAATCGATCCATAACTATAGCAACAGACATGATAAACCGTTTATCGCTCAAAATTGTGCCGCTCTCCCGGAAAATCTATTTGAATCAATATTATTTGGCTCAGTAAAAGGTGCTTTTACCGGTTCTGTAGATAGACCGGGACTCTTTGAACTTGCTGATGGCGGGACGCTGTTCTTAGATGAGATAAATTCAATGCCTAACGGATTACAGGCAAAACTTTTAAGAGTACTTCAAGACGGAATGGTTAGAAGGATAGGGGATTCAAAAGACAGAAGAATTAATGTAAGAATAATAACCGCCATGAATCAAGATCCCATTAAATCCGTTAAAAGGGGAAATTTAAGAGAGGACCTTTTCTATAGGTTAAATGTAGTAAGTATAAAATTATTACCTTTAAGGGAACGAAAGGAAGATATTTCACTATATATTCCATATTTTATAGATAAATATAATAAAGAACTCAATAAAAATGTATCAGGAATATCTAAAGAGGTAAAAAAGATATTTTATGAATATAACTGGCCGGGAAACGTAAGAGAGTTGCAACATATAATAGAATCTTCCGTTAATATATTAAACAGCGGAGATATACAATTAAAACATCTGCCCATATATTTAATCGAAAACATAAATAATAATTCTATAAATGAAGATATAAGGGAAATTAAACCGTTAAATCAAGAAATCGAATCCTTGGAAAAACAACTAATAATAAATGCCTTAAAAAAAGCTAACGGAAATATTACTTCTGCAGCAAATATGCTTGGAATTCCCAGACAAACTCTTCATTACAAAATAAACAAATATTCCATCCAAATAAGCAAATATAAATAA
- a CDS encoding MBL fold metallo-hydrolase: MINIKWFGHSCFKITSNKGIVVVTDPFDPTVGYSPLDIEADIVTSSHSHYDHNYFKAIKGDFKIIDKPKEYNVKDIIIKGVRTFHDNVYGTKRGKNIVFLINMDGIKLCHLGDLGHTLTDKQLEEIGKVDVLFIPVGGYYTINNEEAVKVVKQLNPKLTIPMHFKTPEIDFPITDEKNFLKELNGRKISSNNIDVDSAFLETEKVISLNYK; the protein is encoded by the coding sequence TTGATAAACATAAAATGGTTTGGTCATTCATGTTTTAAAATAACATCTAATAAAGGTATTGTTGTTGTCACAGACCCCTTTGATCCAACTGTAGGGTATTCTCCTTTAGACATAGAAGCTGATATTGTAACTTCTTCTCACTCCCATTATGATCACAACTATTTCAAAGCTATAAAAGGTGACTTTAAAATAATAGATAAACCTAAGGAATATAATGTAAAGGATATTATAATAAAGGGTGTCAGGACTTTCCATGATAACGTTTATGGGACTAAAAGGGGGAAAAATATTGTATTTCTGATAAATATGGATGGTATTAAATTATGCCATCTGGGCGATTTAGGCCATACTCTTACAGACAAGCAATTAGAAGAAATAGGCAAAGTAGATGTCTTATTCATTCCTGTAGGAGGATATTATACTATTAATAATGAAGAAGCTGTAAAAGTGGTAAAGCAATTAAATCCAAAACTGACAATCCCCATGCATTTTAAAACTCCCGAAATTGATTTCCCAATAACTGATGAAAAAAATTTTTTAAAGGAATTAAATGGGAGAAAAATTTCATCAAATAACATTGATGTAGACTCGGCCTTTTTAGAGACTGAAAAAGTCATAAGCTTAAATTATAAATAA